A part of Parvimonas micra genomic DNA contains:
- the cdd gene encoding cytidine deaminase: MNIYKKMIKCALESQKKAYTPYSNFNVGASVLTDSGKIYGGCNIENASYTPTVCAERVAIFKAIYDGEKKITKIAVVGKENSLTYPCGVCRQVMKEFCTDDCEIIIIRNEQEYKIIKFSEILPYSFGPKDL, translated from the coding sequence ATGAATATTTATAAAAAAATGATTAAGTGTGCTTTAGAAAGTCAGAAAAAAGCATATACACCTTATTCAAATTTTAATGTAGGGGCATCTGTATTAACAGATTCAGGTAAAATATATGGTGGCTGTAATATAGAAAATGCATCATACACTCCTACAGTTTGCGCAGAAAGAGTAGCTATATTTAAAGCTATATATGATGGAGAAAAAAAGATTACAAAAATAGCAGTTGTTGGGAAAGAAAATTCTTTAACATATCCTTGCGGAGTTTGTAGACAAGTTATGAAAGAATTTTGCACTGACGATTGTGAGATAATTATAATAAGAAACGAGCAAGAATATAAGATAATAAAATTTTCAGAAATTTTACCTTATAGTTTTGGTCCAAAGGATTTATAA
- a CDS encoding diacylglycerol kinase family protein, with translation MKKNFSFIESFRCAFRGIVYIFKTERNFKFHVMFSLLVLLCSLIFNLSYIELSIILIMIVIVLVLEIINTIIENIMDFLCKDYNLNIKIIKDMSSGAVLVSAFISVIVGLLIFIPKILVIVGD, from the coding sequence ATGAAAAAGAATTTTAGTTTTATAGAAAGTTTTCGTTGTGCTTTTAGAGGGATAGTATATATTTTTAAAACAGAGAGGAATTTTAAATTTCATGTAATGTTTTCTTTGTTAGTATTGTTGTGTTCTTTAATTTTTAATTTATCTTATATCGAATTATCTATAATATTGATTATGATAGTAATTGTTTTAGTTTTAGAAATTATTAATACTATTATTGAAAATATTATGGATTTTTTATGTAAAGATTATAATTTAAATATAAAAATTATTAAAGATATGTCCTCAGGTGCTGTTTTGGTTTCGGCTTTTATTTCTGTGATAGTTGGGCTCTTGATATTTATTCCTAAAATATTAGTTATTGTTGGTGATTAG